The following DNA comes from Rosa rugosa chromosome 5, drRosRugo1.1, whole genome shotgun sequence.
CTCTACGAAACATCAGAATTTCCTGGCATCAAAACCATGAAAAATATCTGGTCTGGGCTCCTTCTCTCTGGTCTTTTTTTACAGCTAATAACTTGTGTTGCTGGCTATCTCATCGCTTCGAAGTGAGCGCAGAACCATTCGATGGAACCCAATCGTCTCGCCGGTTTGATCGATTTTGGGTCCTTGATCTTACTCTGAAGTAGAAGAAGAATGACCCAGACACTGAGAAAGTTTTGAGGTTATTCACAGTCCAAGTTTGCTTTGCTGCCATTTGTGGATGcatgtcaatgtcatcttcttCGAAACCAAGCATCAATTCTATTTGAATTGGATCCTTCTACATGGTTTTCTGTAGATGCAACTTACTTCTATAGGAAGCTGGGTTCGAAGATAAATACCAGAAACCCCTCCTCGTTTTACATCACGGTACAGAAATTACACTTCACGTCTCAATAACGGTCAACAAAAAGTATCCAAATTCTGAGGCTGTGAACTAGCCACGTCAGTGGGGCCTCTTTGGTCTACAAAACTTTTGGTTCATTCCAGCCTACTCCTAGTTTGAGCCCATCTTCTCCAACTATCAATCTCCACCCAACAACCTACACACAAAAAAGAAGCACAATTTGAAACAACCCAAAATTCTTGAAGCAAAACAAAAAGGGTCCTCAAAACTACTCATTATAAAGAGTAAAAGAACGAAACTTGAGTCATGCATTTCATTGAACACCATATGGGCATTTTGCAAATGTTCATAAGTGAAGAACCTGACCTTCCTGAGGAGCTGTTGAGCATTCTCTTCAAGCACTCTTGCTGTAGAGGAGAGATAGGGGTGCACTCTTGCTGGGCAAGAGAGGAAGCAAACACAGTTGGGATGAGGATCTTGTGCTCTGTGTTCTGGAAGCCCAGTACTTTGTCTCCACATTGCAACACCTCACCACCTCCGAGTCTTGCAGCAACTCTTCGATGATGGCATCAGTATTTACTTCAACATAAGGGGCATCACTCTTGGTGGCAGACTCGCTAGGCATGTTGAGCCACACCAGGGCAAATGAAAACGATACAACAAAAAAATGAAAGCAACCCCTCACCAGGGAGCCTCCCCAACTCAAATCTCTCATATATTGCTAGTCTACACAAGCGATAAAACCCCCTCTTCCCCTTCGGGAACTTGCCTAGAACCCTCATAATATGCTTTCGCTCTAGTGGGGTCAGACTGGTATCTTGCCTCACTACGATACAAAGAACCGCCATTAGCAAAGTTGTTAGCACTACTAAAACAAGTACACTAAAAACGCGATCACAATACTcacaaatgagctgaaaccgaGTAGGAGCCCGATGCACCATATCGGAGTTCTGCCAAAGATCACCAACGAGACAAGGTCTCCCCCTCCATTTGTGTAAATGTTGGACGACAAATCTTCAATGATTTGGCCCCCACGTGACCTGAAGTTCACGCACTCGCTATCGCTGGTCTTCGTGGAATACAATATTTTGAACAAAGAGCTAAACTCATTGATACTCGGGCACTGCTGCCTACTAAGCTTCCACAGCACTAAGAACCCCATCATCTGCCTTAGCGCGTTGGGCGATAGCTGCCCCATGAAAATATTAAGGCAAGACAGCAGATATTGCATTTCCTCCGATATCGGAAACGATAGCCCGCACTTCAGCTGGTACTCCTAGAAGCACGCCCAACCCATCTCGGGATGGCTGAACAATTCGTTACCCCTCAAGGGAAGCAATAACACATTATCCGGGATGCCCCAAGCCACCCTCATATCAGTAATCTACTCCTCCATCATGCTCGGCCCTGGCTGATCAATAGACATATCAGGAGCAACGCGCAATTGACCGCCCTGCGCTTGGGGAATCTCCAACAGCTCAAACTCCTCCCCTGGAACCTCGAAACCCACAACTTTCGCGGGAGGTTCAACACCACTCGGGCCGCCGCGAGAAGAACTCTCACCGCCACCACTGCAAGCAGAGCCCTCTCACCTGCCATGGCCGCGATGCTCACTTGCCATGCTATGAACGACACCCAAAGTAAGTCAATCGACTCCTCCCTATCGCCTTCACCAACCCACCCCACgataaaattttaaaatccaACCGGCACTAGTTAGGAGCCACAACACAGGCACCGACCAAACCCAAAATTCACACCCCTAAACCTAACCCAGAAACACAAGGACCCAAGATTTCTCGACCACTCTTAACTCTAAACAGTGAACCCTAAGCAAACCCAGATTCCATCAACAAAAAATTACCAGAACGAAACCCAGAAAAGGAATAAGCCAATGTACCTATTCACTCCTTCGGATGAAAACCACAAAGGAAAACACCAAAGCCATCTCCGAAACTGAAATTCAAAATAACAGAcgaaagattgaaactttctGGGTACTAAAGGCTCCAACTTTACCcacttttcttcttcaaaacttCGTCCGAGCACGGGGAACAGTAACCGctcccatctccctcctccgtcTATATATAGGGTCCACGAGAGTACAGGGACTGTTGGACGTGCAAGGACAACAACACCAGATCTTGCCACGTGCTCGACATGTCTGAGCGTCACGGAAGTCATGCGCCATCACCTTAACTCCTTACCACTACGCCATTATTACCTGTTACGGAATTCAGTACACCGGACTTCTCGCACACGAAACGCGAATGGCAACAACACACATGTCGTCAGCGCATAGTAAACACGCTAAAGGTCGCATGAAACCTTACCACGGGTACACGATAGCGATACAATGACAAAGGCAGAAAATGGTCCTTCCACCCCAGCCAATACTCCTCTTAGGTGGGCACTTGGGGGACTAAAGGTAATGGTCATACGGAAGCCACGTGGCTAGTAACTCGCATTGCACTTTCGATACTTCTACCAAGGATaaactccccacccaagagaactcttgaccggggacttgggggacttgttggttTACATATACCTCCCAGGCACAAGTATGGGAAGCACAAGGCTCATCCAACCATCACAAGGTAACGCAAGAGCTCCCAGCCAGGGGTCCTGATACACCTTGGGGCCGTATCGGGAGCCCAAACGTCCCACACCGAATGAAATGAAACCAAGCTCCTACAAACCCATTACATGAAGGCCATCCCCAACGACCGAAAAGAGGTAattgtttactatcgctttctattatcattatcttataaacgatactgacttaggcatcgaagCGTCGAAGGCCGGTACACCCGGTTTTCCCTCTGACCTTTATTTGTTTTACAAATAAGCGAGACCGATAACGATAGTGGCAGGTCGAGACATCCCGTAATTTGGCTGGATTGAACACCTTGCGATACAGCTGAAACATACTCCGTCCAATTGCTCCGTTGCAGCGACGGTGACCCAGATCGAGAAGCATGCTGCAACACGGATCGTGACCACTTTCTCCTTCTTTTATTAAATCTGATAAGCATCAGATCGAACCCTCCTCCGTCCATTTCTTGAGAAGCACCGACCCGAGTTGCAGCGACGGTGACCCAGCCTTCTCTCCACTTTCTGGCTACCTCTCGACGTCGGAACGGTGTCGTTCGATTCTTCTTAGTGGCGCGAACCGAAGCCCGATCTTCTGTGCTCCGAACGAGCGGCGACGATGGCCAAGGTTTTGAATAAAATGACCTCAAGTTGATTTTAATGGAGTCGAAGTCGCTCTGTGTCCCGAGTCGGGTGCCCGAGTCCCGAGGAGTCCATAGAAAtcgacaatttttttttcttccaagtGCTGAGGTATGGCGCCTTCTTGGTCCATGTGAATATGAGGTTGGCGCCGCAGTTTTCTACAATTGAGAGTTTCGAGTCCCAGTTTGGGACTGAGTCGACTCGGAGGCGAGCGATGAATGAGTCGAGGACGAGGAAGAGTGAGAGGCCGAGAGTGGTACTGCTTCAAAATTTGAGGAAGGAAATGTCATCGGTGGAGATGAGGAGGACCAAGAGGGTTTTCGAGATGGGGAAGGGGGTAGACGGCTCTCGAGTCTTGCGTTCGGGCCTCCGCCTCTAGCCAGAATCCTCTGTGGTCAAGTTGGAGAGAACTAACGAGGACGACGACTGGGCTGCTCGGATTTTGCATTCTATTTTGGTGTACATGTCGAGGTCTAGCCTGAAATTCACTAAGCTTTCTCAGTTCCTTGTCTCGGAGCCCATCAACATTGTTTTTGCCTTGCCTGGCAACAATTTTTCCTGGGTAAGTGGTTGCTCTAACACATTTAAATTGGTTGTTGACGAACTGTTGTAGCATCTAAATGTCTATGTATTCCtttactttttgtttttgttgttgctgttgCAGGTGTGGGGTTTGGAGTGACAAATTCAAGCACTTTGGTGTTATTTTTTGGTCAAGAATGGGGGAAAAGGCAAgggggtatattggacaattTGCATGTTATATGGAATGCAAACTGCTGAGCTTGTGTGCCTTTGAGTGCCACATCCGCAACTTAACGGCCCGATTTCATGAAATGTTAACGGTGAGGACCGATTAGACAAAAATTGTGACGTTAGGAACTTTTTAGATTAAATGAGAatatcagggactgaaacgaaaaaaaagtcggagtacagggactaaacaaaatttaatccttaaattaattatgttttaatttagtagatttaattgttagcatgtaAAATTGTATTTaccaaaataaatatttgtttttattcgTTGGAGTTGAGGAAACAATATTTTGAGGCGATCAGTTATATTGTGTTATTGAGATTTGAGATTTCGTGCTGAGGTAATACCTCCATAATTGTTGGTTTGACCTATGTGGTGATATGTGTGATGATGTAGGTTGTTGTTGAGTTATTGATGTGAGATTGATGTTATGGTGATTTGTGTTATCAGTGGATGAATGAGTATTTATTTTTAGTACTGAATTGCTTGATTTTGTCGTAATCTTCTGAACTAAATTATACACAGGGATTACAATTTTCTGAATTGATTTCTTTTTAtgtaatttcctgaactaaactttatgcagggattactatgatttttattgATTGTTTTTAATGTATTCTGAACTAAACTTATgaagggattactatgattttagattgtgtgattttgggtgatctcctgaactaagtttctatacagggattactggttttttttttttttttttgataaatggggtttggaacccagtcaagctgggaggctcatccccacgcctatATTATTATTCATAAAATTTTGCCGCATCGGCGGGGACGTAATACCTGTACCCCGAGCGTGCATAGTTGCGTTACATAAATCCTCATAGAGGACATCCTGTAAGAAGTCAGGAGCCTCGACTAAAGAAAGATCCACAACACGATCTAAACTAGCAAAGTGAGCTAACCTATGAGCaacactatttgcttcacgataaaTGTGATGAATTCTGAAATAATCAAAACATTGCAAGTAATCTATACAATCATCGAGAATTCGACTCACCTAAGAGTTGTCCTCCACATTATGATTTAGAGCGGCCACTAAGATAGCACAATCACTTTCCACTTCAACCTCTTTCCACCCCAGGCGAACAGTAAGCAGAAGTCCTGCTCTGCATGCTTCAGCTTCCCCATGAAGAGCTGATCCCAGGTAGGGCATATATCGCGACCAAGCTCCCTTGAACCTGCCCTTACCAGGTAGGGATTActggttttacttcaaattctAAGTGCAGTTGTGGTTTGAGATTTGTAATGAGTCGTGAAATGATTTATAGTGTCACAGTGATGACAAATGCTTCCTGTCGAGAGGAAATTAGTGTGATTTTGTGGAATTGTTGTTGATACTAAAAATATTTTGAAAGGTCACTGAGGTGACAACTACTTTTATTAAGACAAATGAATGACGTTTTTGTAGAGTgttgtgttttaaaatgtttTGAAACATTACGTGAGTTTGATTCGTTTAgttgaagttttgtgaaattGAATGCTAGGTTGAGAGTCAGAGCAAGTGGGTTTTAGTTTTGAGTTAACTTATGTGAGCATGATATTAtaggatatgaacttgatgttttgtCATGATAATGACATATCGATTTTGTTAGGTTGTGACGATTAAAGCATGTGTTTAtgctttgtttgtttgaatttACTTATATGAGTTTTCAAAAGCAtatcgggtttgttgtttcaacccagtgcactattcaatgCTGTAGGGGGTCTATCCTGTAGGTTAGGGTGAACTTGGTGGAGCTGTGATCCCTTGCCGTTACAGTCGTGAGTTTTGGAATTTATTTCTTGCACGCACTTGTTAATCTTCAGTAGTGAGTGTGGTGaagtgtttacttattgaattgttatttcagtttaatttgtaaactttttgtaatataatgtctgactctaaagaatgagtcatATTGACATTTGGGATTCATGGCATCTTGCGTACTtgtttcaaaaagaaaaaatttcacaAGTATTCAGTGTTGATGTCTAAACTATCACGCCGCCGAGTGTATTTTGTGTTTGTTAATTGTTTATTATTATGCTTGAAAATTGGGGTGTGACACCTCGAAAGCCTtttgagaaggagaaggataTGCATGTATCATCAATTCTTCTTCTGCTAATTTCATGTTGAAGTAGCAGCAAGTCAAAAAGAGAGCAAATGTTATATCAAATGATCCTACTCCCCAGCCTTGGCCCAAACTTGGGTTCAATGGATTAATTGCATGGGTAATCAAATGGTCTCAATCAGAAAATCAGATGCCATGCAAGATCGTGAATCCTCTTCTTCCGATCTTGCACTGCGACATTTCCAGCCTCATAGTAGGGATGTTAAGCCTCCACATTTTATTAAGAAGCTTTGATCTTGAATGTTTTCAAAGTTTATTGCTCAGTAAAGCACATGCAGATTTAATTGAGAAAACACCATTAGTGGATGGACACCAAAGAAATTGGTTATCAGACTGATAGAAAGGAATAAGATAAACTTTAATTTCTTGTATGACTTACGTAGGTAAAAGACCTTGTAACCTATTTTGAATTGTTGAATAACATAATTTTCATTCTGAAATAGGGACAAATTTATAATTAGACAGGTTAGATATTTTTGTCCTTATATGCTAGGGCCTAAGATAAAGAATTCTTATTCGCAACTAGAATGAAAATTAAACCAAGAACGCAAaacttaaaatgacaaaaaatttCGCTCATATCAGTTCTAACATTATTATTTGTTACGAATCGAAGATCATAGATTATGACCTCTTGTCAGTCCTTCTTATCTAATAATTTAGGTCTCTTCTTTCAGTTTATTTCAATATTATGATAACTGAGAAAATAATTGCATACTCATATTACGTCGGTAATCTATTTTTACTTGAGCAAACTCAAAATATCGAAAAGCGTCCATTGTGTCAATGAACACATATTTTACGGGCAATTGCGATTTTGAAACTACATCTTTGTTTACATgcactatatatacatatatatatatatattttaaagaAGAAACGAGAACAGTTAATTCATTTAAGCTAATAATATTAGAAACAAATTTGCCATAGTTCTTAGACCCTAAATACAAGGAATAAGAAATAGAAAGTTTATAAAAAGTTAATCCTCAATAGACCTATAACTATTTCTTGTCGACGTGAACCGGTTACGTTTACAAAAAATTTAATAATCCAGCCACAAAGGATACTTCGGTAAGTTTAACAAGCCAGCCACAAAGGATAAGAAAGGGTTAAACTTCCTTATGACAATCGAACAAGGTAACAAAATTGTTCAAACCGGATTCAATTCCTCGATCGATCTCACATTCTCACTATAAATATAAGAGcaaaatataaaaagaaaagcaaacagcgcaaaaagcaaaacaaaaccaaaagaacaaaaaagaactccctctcactcactctctcttcCTTGTAGCTAGTTCAGCGGCTGCCTATATCTCTCACCACCCTATAACCCTCCACCTCTTCTCCATGGCAGCAACACCACCACCtctgttcttcttcctcctcctcctcctaacAACCCTCGTGGGTATCAACACTATTGGAGCCGAAGGAGCCACAACAACTTGGTGCGTGGCGAGGAGCGATGCCAGCAGCCAGGCTCTCCAGACGGCCTTGGACTATGCATGTGCCTCCGGCGCCGACTGTGTTTCAATCCAGTCCAATGGGCTCTGTTACCTCCCCAACACTATCCAAGCTCACGCGTCGTACGCTTTCAACAGTTACTACCAGCGCAGGGCTATGGCTCCTGGCTCCTGTGACTTCTCCGGCACCGCCACCGTTGCCCAGACCGATCCCAGTATGTACTACTCGATTTAGCTCCtctcttcttcatttttctgaGAAACAAAACCCAGTacattaatattttttatttttttggtgttaattttttatttttatttttacctttAATTTTGGTGAATATGTAGGTTATGGATCTTGTGTATACCCATCTTCTGTAAGGTATGGTTACAGTCTTTCAACAATCTTATTGGCTTTAGCTATGGGAATGTTCGTAATGTCTTCTTTTTTGACTGGTTCTTCTGGTCGGTATTATTCCTtttgaaaaaaaagagaggtaTATTTGCTTATGTGTATTTTTGCCAGGATATATATATGTGTTCTATACACTAATTTAGGGTACAAGTAGATTGCTCTTTGTAATTTTTGTTGGGAGATATTCTCTTAGATTTGTTGATGTGGAAGTTTCTTCATCTACACGCAAAATTGGCCGTTCTCTTTTTGCTTCTTTAGCATTTCTgagcaggaaaaaaaaagatttggaTGAAGGGGATGAATCATAGTTAATAGAAAGAGATGCACTTTTTTGCACCAAGAACCATTCTCTTTGCCTTAGCTACCATCTGTGGAGGAATCCCAGATTTCCATCCCCtcccaaaagagaaaaatatgtaaataaaaagaattaaaagcATTAAAATTCATCTCTTGGTTtggtgaagaaaataaaaacacaaGCACATAACATTTGCCACATTGGTTAAAGGGCTTCTTCTTGGGTGAAGTTTCTTTTGGATGTTTGCCACGTGTCTGTGCATGGGTTTTTTGTTGAGAATCCAACCGTTCATTTCCAAGGAAAGCCTGAAAATCTGGTTTCTATCTGTCAGATGACAGCCCCTCCCTTCCAAGTCTTGGGTTGCTCgctgattttcaattttcatagtTCAGATTTgtaaatttcaaaaataataataataataataacaatagtAATAATTTTTGGTTATGGGCAATGAGTATGTACTAGTTGGCTTTGTTCTGTATCACACTAGACTTTTTTAGTAAACAATGTGATGGTACTTATAGTCACCTTTTTATGGGGGGCAGCAGCTAGCTAGCCGTTATCTGGTGTATAATTTCTGGGTTTGCCAGTCCAATAGGGTCTGTCAAAACATTATGCAAAAGGACTAccattattaaaaaatattacAGAAAAGGACTAATTCCACATGTTTAAGTAGGGCCCTTCTAAGGTAGTAGTAAATTTTGACTGGTCTGGTCTCAATCTGAGTGAGGTGGACATCTGATATTAATGCTTCAGCTTCAAGTCTTCTTCATGTACAGGTCTGAAGCAGATCATCAGAATTCAGAACCCTCAAAATTCAATATCATTTATTTGATTtctga
Coding sequences within:
- the LOC133712328 gene encoding PLASMODESMATA CALLOSE-BINDING PROTEIN 3, with translation MAATPPPLFFFLLLLLTTLVGINTIGAEGATTTWCVARSDASSQALQTALDYACASGADCVSIQSNGLCYLPNTIQAHASYAFNSYYQRRAMAPGSCDFSGTATVAQTDPSYGSCVYPSSVSSAGGTSTTPTTTPTTTTTIPSPPTTTNPTFGNGVVGGFTPVTPAVPDDSKAESFQFMLPTILIPVSFIFYLFF